GGGCGTCCTGAACCTTGCGAAGATAATTTTCCTGTGCCGCCCTCGCCTCGGCCTTGTTCTTCTCGGCAAGCTGCTCGGCTACCTTCCGGTCCTCGATAGCCTTCTGGTAGGCCGGGTTGAAACGATAGTTCTTGGTTGACACCTTCTCGACGATTACACCCCAGGGCTTGAGGATATCATTTAGGGCGCTCCGGGCTTCTTCCGCTTTCTCCTGCCTTTGCTCCGAGTTGTAGAACCCCTCGGTTTTCAACTCCCCGAAAATATCCCTGGGACGGCTGCGGGCAATGGTCCTGACGACGTTGTTCCTCAACAGGTCATCATTGGCGGCCACATTCTGCAGGATGTAGGGCGCTTTGGGGGGATCGATCCGGTATTGGATGATAACATCCAGGCTGATATCGTTCCCGTCAATGGTCTTGAAGAGCAGGTCGTCTCTGCTTCTTATGTCGCCGCTCCTGGGGTCATAGGTCATTTCCATGGTCTGGAGGTTAAGATCGAAGGTATTCCAGCCGTTGATTATGGGGAGGAAAAAGTAGGTCGAACCAGGAGCATAGTATTTCTGCTCCACCCCGCGTTTCTCAAACAGCCCAAACTTGACGGTCCTGACCCCGACCTCGGTCGGGCCGGTGGTATGCGGCCAGCAGCCGGTGGTCAAAAAGGACAACAGGAGTGTGGCTGCCAGCAGCCATCGCATGGTTTTCATGGCCGCGCTCCCTTCCGGACCCCGAACATCTGAAGGGTCCTTTGCAGATCCAGCGGGTTGACTCCTTGCTTGCCGTCACTTGAAAGGACAATGAGGTCAAGCCCTTTGTATACCTCGGCCATGCTCAGCCCGACAAGCCGCTCGGACCCGGCACCTCTCAGCGCCGCATTTTTGAGGGCCGTCTTTCTGGCCTCGGCCAGCTTGACCTGCAGATCGCCTGCAGCGTGTTTGCTCCTGACATAGAGATCCCGCTCCGCGAGCCGCTTGACCTGGTAGGCATCCCCTTCCTGAAGCTTGACCTTGATATCCGCTTCCCCCTCGGCGATGACCTTTTTGACCTTGGCACCTTCTGCGGCCGCCTTCTTTTCCGCCTGGTTCTTGAAGACCAGCTGATCCTGGAGTTTCTTCGCCTCTATATTCTTCTGGATTTCGTCGCTGTACCGAAAATAGCGCACCAGGACATCGTCAACCGCGATCCCCTTCGGCCGGAGTTCGGCATCCAGGATCTTCTGGGCCTTCAACGACTTCTCGTAACGCAGCGGACTATTGTAGAACTGCTCAGTGGAAAGCTCTCCCAGGGCCTGCCTGAGAACCGGCTCGGCCTTGGGGATGATGCCGTTATCCTCGAACATCGTGCCCGGACCCACCGTGGTGATGACCTTGTATGGATCAATAATATGGTAGATAATGGCGAGATCAACGTCCACGAAAAACCCGTCGGATGTCTGAATATGCGCGGCCTTGGTGTAACGGTGCAGTCTGGTTGCCCTGGTCGGTGTATTGGTCATCTCGAAGACCTGCAGATCCCTGGGAAAAAGGTACATCCTCTCAAAACCCATCGGCAGAACAAACTGCAGCCCGGTCTTGTATATCTTCTTCTGAATACCCCGGCGAATCCCGATCTTTACCTCCTTGATCCCGTACTGGTTGGGCCCCACATAAACCAGGAGCATGTTGTAAGCCAGGCCCGCGAGAATGAGCAGCGCGAGTATGGACATGAGGATCTTCGATCCCTTTCCCTGCATCTTGAAGGCCGGGAGGTCGGGAAGCTTGAACTCCGGCTTTTTGAAGACTGGCGGCTGCCGGAAGGGCCCGTCGCCGCTATTGTTGTCCATCTGTCCCATCGTTATCCTCCGGTCAGTCGCCTGCTTGTGCGATTCAATCCGGGGCGTTCCCCCGTTCAGCTTCTCCTCATAAATCGTTTGACGTGCGGATTGTAACCCCTATGGAATAGAATGTCACTTAGCTTTACACGTTGAAAGCGCCGGCGGAGAGAATTATACTGCCCTCATGTCTGCCATTCACAGCTTCGCGGCTCGTGTTCATCCGCTGATCAAGATTATTATCTTTTTTTTCTGCGCTGCGGTTCTGATCTTCTTTTCCGCCGATGCCGCCCTGGCAGACGATAGCGTCTATTCCCTCCTGCCGCCGGACATAGAGGTGGTACAATACAGATTGGGGGACATTGACGGAGATGGCCAGGAGGAGATGGGCCTGCTTTTCCGGTGGCACGAAAAGATGAACCTGACGGTTTTTAGAGCCGTAAACGGGAGGTGGGCCAGGTGGTGGGACCTTGGGGAACCATCTTCCCCGGGGAAGGGACGTTCCCTTCACTCCTTCGACATGGTCGACGCCAACGGTAACGGGTCGATCAATCTATCCCTGTATTTTTTATCCCCGGGTGGGGGAAGCATGGTCACCAGGATACTTGAACTAAGCCATGTTGCCGGTACCGGGCCTCATTTCGAAACGTTGCTTGAGGATAAAACAGTCCCCGCCGGCTACCCCATTTACGGAACCGAAAAGGGGAAACCCAGCGTAACCTTTCTCAATATGGGAGGAGAGTCCATTGACGGGACAAAGCGGCCAGGCTACAGGCGGGTCTACTGCTGGAACGGTGCCAGGTTCGAAAAGTGCCGTGAAGTGAAGTGGGGCGCAGAGTGAACCGGGATCAAGAGCTAATTTAACACAGTGCAGCCCTTGGAAGGCTGCTCCACAGGGTTAATAAAGAGGGTTTCACCAACCTTCGCGTAAAGCTTCGGTTGGCAAGCAGAGGAGGGTTTGGGTTTTAAGCCGTAGGGCGCCAAGGCGCTGGGTTTCTCGCAGAGTACGCGGAGGAAGCAGAGAAGGGATTAGGGTAAATATTAAACCCTGGTTTATGATTTTCTCTGAGAGCTCTGCGTGCTTGAGCGAGTCTTAGCGAGCGGGCGAGAGAAAGGCTTTCGGTGAATTATCTTTTCCGTCCCTTGCCTGACGTGCCGTAACTCAAGCAAAGAAAGACGGCGCAAGAAGATGTCATTGCGAGCGTCAAATAGGCCAATTCCTCATTCTTCCTCTCCCCCTTGGCGCGGCGAAGCTTTATGCGAAGACGGGTGGGGGGAGAGGACCGAGGTGAGGGGAAAAGTGTTTTGAGGGGGTGCAAGCGAGAGCCACGCGGCAATCCCGGGCGATTTGTCGCGGCGAAGTTGGAAGAACGAAGACGGAAGCTGAGAGGGGCGTTGCGGCGACCTCCTGACGCCCACGGGATCGCTTCACTCAGACACGGTTCGCGATGACTTCTCACCCTTGGAACCTGGAACAGGGGGGATATCCAACATGAAAAAACCGTTGAAGATCGGGCTGTTTTCCCTGGGCACTATCGTCCTGCTGCTGATAGCTCTGACGGCCGCGCTACCCTGGTTTCTCAAGCTCGACGCAGTGAGGACCCTCACCGAGGAAAAGGCCACGGCTGCGCTTGGACGGCAGGTTTCCATCGGCGGCACCGGGTTTTCCCTCTGGACGGGCCCGAAGGTGCGCCTTGAAAACCTCACTATTGCCGAGTCCGGGGGCTTCGGGGATGAACCCTTCGCCCGATTGGGCTCCTTTGACCTTTCAGTCCGTTTCTGGCCGATCTTCGGCGGCAGGATAGAGATTGACCATATCATCGTGAACAACCCGGAAGTCCGGGTTCTCCGCAACTCCAGCGGAATGTGGAACTATGACGACATAACAGCGAGATTCGCCAAAACGGGAGAAGAAAAAAAGGCTGTGCAGCCTTCCCCCGCGGAGAAGGGCGCGTCCACGATTCCAATCTCCTTTCTCGCCCGGGACATCCGGATCGTGGGGGCAAAAATCTACGTTTCGGACGCGACCAGTCAACGATTAAAACAGGGCCTTTCCCTCGAGGGGC
This genomic interval from bacterium BMS3Abin14 contains the following:
- a CDS encoding SPFH domain / Band 7 family protein, whose translation is MKTMRWLLAATLLLSFLTTGCWPHTTGPTEVGVRTVKFGLFEKRGVEQKYYAPGSTYFFLPIINGWNTFDLNLQTMEMTYDPRSGDIRSRDDLLFKTIDGNDISLDVIIQYRIDPPKAPYILQNVAANDDLLRNNVVRTIARSRPRDIFGELKTEGFYNSEQRQEKAEEARSALNDILKPWGVIVEKVSTKNYRFNPAYQKAIEDRKVAEQLAEKNKAEARAAQENYLRKVQDAQGEVNTVIAQADGEFLKSKLQSDAYFEQQQHIAKAIVVEGTADAKGIKAMNDALGGPGGDVLVKLKIAEALKGKRIILLPVSDGGINLKTTDINDLIRVYGIKSLASGATAPAGGSSAAGK
- a CDS encoding SPFH domain / Band 7 family protein, encoding MGQMDNNSGDGPFRQPPVFKKPEFKLPDLPAFKMQGKGSKILMSILALLILAGLAYNMLLVYVGPNQYGIKEVKIGIRRGIQKKIYKTGLQFVLPMGFERMYLFPRDLQVFEMTNTPTRATRLHRYTKAAHIQTSDGFFVDVDLAIIYHIIDPYKVITTVGPGTMFEDNGIIPKAEPVLRQALGELSTEQFYNSPLRYEKSLKAQKILDAELRPKGIAVDDVLVRYFRYSDEIQKNIEAKKLQDQLVFKNQAEKKAAAEGAKVKKVIAEGEADIKVKLQEGDAYQVKRLAERDLYVRSKHAAGDLQVKLAEARKTALKNAALRGAGSERLVGLSMAEVYKGLDLIVLSSDGKQGVNPLDLQRTLQMFGVRKGARP